The sequence TCACCGACACGCACCATTCCCGAAGCGATCGTACCGCAGAAACCGCGGAAGTCGAGATTGGGACGGTTGACGTACTGGACGGGAAAGCGGAAACTTTCCATCCCGCCGTCATGGGAGAGGTCCATGGTATCAAGCTGTGCGAGCAGAGGCTTCCCGGAAAACCACGACATTTTTTCGCTTTTGTCGACGACATTATCTCCGTCCAGGGCGCTCATCGGAATATAGATCGTCTCCGGGCGCTTGCCGCCGCCCATCGGCAGCTGTGAGAGAACCTCCTCTTCATACGCCCGCTTGATCTCGTCGAAGCGCGTTTCGGAGAACTCCACAAGATCCATCTTGTTGACGGCAACGATGATGTGCCGGATACCGAGCAGGTTGACGATATAGGTATGGCGGCGCGTCTGAGTCAGAATCCCCTTCCGGGCATCGATCAAAATGATCGCGACGTCCGCGGTCGAGGCGCCTGTGACCATGTTCCGCGTATACTGTTCGTGGCCCGGGGTGTCGGCGATGATGTATTTGCGCTTGTCCGTGGCGAAGAAGCGGTAGGCGACGTCGATGGTAATCCCCTGCTCCCGTTCGCTCTGCAGCCCGTCGACCAGCAGCGCCATGTCGATCTTTTCGCCGGTCGTACCGTACTTCTTGCTTTCGCTCTCCGCAGCGGCGAGCTGGTCCTCGAAGATCATCTTCGAATCGTACAACAGGCGGCCGATCAACGTACTCTTGCCGTCGTCGACGCTACCGCAGGTCAGGAAACGGAGCATATCCTTGTTCTCGTGTTCCTTCAGATAGGCTTCGATGTTTTCTGCCGGTGTATGCGCCATTAAAAGTACCCCTCGATTTTTTTCTTTTCCATCGCCCCTTCCTGATCCTTGTCGATCAGGCGCCCTTCGCGTTCGCTGCTCTTGGAGAGGAGCATTTCGCGGATGATCTCCGGCAGGGTGCTCGCCGTCGAATTGATCGCCCCCGTCAGCGGGTAGCACCCCAGGGTACGGAAACGTACCATCTCATTTTTTGCCTTGGCCTTCAGTTCTTCGGGCACCCGTTCGTCGTCGACCATGATCTTGGTCCCTTCATACTCGACGACCGGGCGCTCTTTGGCGAAATAAAGCGAAGGAATGGGGATCTGCTCAAGGTAGATGTACTGCCAGATATCCAGTTCGGTCCAGTTGGAGATCGGGAAGACACGGACGCTCTCTCCCTTCTGGATCGCCGTGTTGTAGACGTTCCACAGCTCCGGACGCTGGTTTTTCGGGTCCCAGCGGTGCTGCTTGTCGCGGAAGGAGAAGATACGCTCTTTGGCCCGCGACTTCTCCTCGTCCCGACGTGCCCCGCCAATGATAGCGTCGTAGCCGCCCATGTTAAGCGCCTGCTTAAGCCCCTCCGTCTTCATGACATCGGTATGAACCTTGCTGCCATGCGTGAAGGGGGAGATGTCCATCTTCTCCCCTTCTGGGTTGGAATGCACCACCAGGTCGAATCCCAGCTCCTTCGCCCGGCGGTCGCGGAATTCGATCATCTCGCCGAACTTCCATTTCGTATCGACATGCAACATTGGAAAGGGGACTTTGCCTGGAGCGAACGCCTTCATCGCCAGGTGCAGCATCACCGAGGAGTCCTTGCCGACGGAGTACATCATCACCGGATTCGTAAACGCGGCGGCAACTTCGCGCAGAATGTATACCGACTCGGCCTCCAGCTGTTTGAGGTGTGTCAGACGTTTCTCATCAATCATACTATCTTTCCTCTAGAGAAATTATTCATATTGTTATCACTTACTTGCGTAGAACATATATTATTCATCAATTTTCCCTTCCCACGCCAAAGCCGACTTGCAGATAAGTGCCAGATCATCGTAACGCGCATACCATTTCAACACATTC is a genomic window of Sulfurimonas sp. HSL1-2 containing:
- the cysN gene encoding sulfate adenylyltransferase subunit CysN, whose translation is MAHTPAENIEAYLKEHENKDMLRFLTCGSVDDGKSTLIGRLLYDSKMIFEDQLAAAESESKKYGTTGEKIDMALLVDGLQSEREQGITIDVAYRFFATDKRKYIIADTPGHEQYTRNMVTGASTADVAIILIDARKGILTQTRRHTYIVNLLGIRHIIVAVNKMDLVEFSETRFDEIKRAYEEEVLSQLPMGGGKRPETIYIPMSALDGDNVVDKSEKMSWFSGKPLLAQLDTMDLSHDGGMESFRFPVQYVNRPNLDFRGFCGTIASGMVRVGDAVTVLPSGKTTTVKSIINSGDITEADRNATTSEACAPMAVTITTTEEVDISRGDMIVHTEAVPRVSNALKVMLVWMDEAPMKPGHSYDIKRATSLASGQFEHINYKVDVNTYEREQVGTLALNDIASCKLVLNRPIAADHYTDNRQTGSFIVIDRVTNNTVGAGMIVDVASREVEQTPSISAFELELNQLIRKHFPHWGARDMREFFSEEA
- the cysD gene encoding sulfate adenylyltransferase subunit CysD — translated: MIDEKRLTHLKQLEAESVYILREVAAAFTNPVMMYSVGKDSSVMLHLAMKAFAPGKVPFPMLHVDTKWKFGEMIEFRDRRAKELGFDLVVHSNPEGEKMDISPFTHGSKVHTDVMKTEGLKQALNMGGYDAIIGGARRDEEKSRAKERIFSFRDKQHRWDPKNQRPELWNVYNTAIQKGESVRVFPISNWTELDIWQYIYLEQIPIPSLYFAKERPVVEYEGTKIMVDDERVPEELKAKAKNEMVRFRTLGCYPLTGAINSTASTLPEIIREMLLSKSSEREGRLIDKDQEGAMEKKKIEGYF